The following coding sequences are from one Triticum aestivum cultivar Chinese Spring chromosome 5A, IWGSC CS RefSeq v2.1, whole genome shotgun sequence window:
- the LOC123107367 gene encoding bidirectional sugar transporter SWEET11 has translation MAEGLFSMAHPWASAFGILGNIISFLVFLAPTPTFLRVYRKKSTEGFSAVPYVVALFSCMLWIFYALVKTNSSPLLTINAFGCVVESFYILLYVVYAPRNARHRALAFFLLLDVAAFSLIVVVTVFLVPQPSRVKVLGSVCLAFSMAVFVAPLSVIFVVIKTKSAEYMPFSLSFFLTLSAVAWFFYGLFTKDIYVTLPNVGGFFFGVAQMTLYFCYRKPDTSALVLPTGIHDVSTEAAAQQEVELPEGTHPAVAMLTVSTLPMLAELQKMEQEISSPTPRKGYIKAF, from the exons ATGGCAGAAGGGCTCTTCTCCATGGCTCACCCGTGGGCCTCCGCCTTTGGCATCCTAG GCAACATCATATCCTTCCTGGTGTTCCTCGCACCGAC GCCGACGTTCCTGCGGGTGTACCGGAAGAAGTCGACGGAGGGGTTCAGCGCGGTGCCGTACGTGGTGGCGCTCTTCAGCTGCATGCTGTGGATCTTCTACGCGCTGGTCAAGACCAACTCCAGCCCGCTGCTGACCATCAACGCCTTCGGCTGCGTCGTCGAGTCCTTCTACATCCTGCTCTACGTGGTGTACGCGCCCAGGAACGCCAGGCACCGCgccctcgccttcttcctcctcctcgacgtcGCCGCCTTCTCCCTCATCGTCGTCGTCACCGTCTTCCTCGTGCCCCAGCCCAGCCGCGTCAAGGTCCTCGGCAGCGTCTGCCTCGCCTTCTCCATGGCCGTCTTCGTCGCCCCCCTCAGCGTCATC TTCGTGGTGATCAAGACCAAGAGCGCCGAGTACATGCCCTTCTCGCTCTCCTTCTTCCTCACCCTCAGCGCCGTCGCCTGGTTCTTCTACGGCCTCTTCACCAAGGACATCTACGTCACC CTCCCGAACGTGGGCGGCTTCTTCTTCGGCGTGGCCCAGATGACGCTCTACTTCTGCTACCGCAAGCCGGACACGTCGGCCCTGGTGCTGCCGACGGGGATCCACGACGTGTccacggaggcggcggcgcagcagGAGGTGGAGCTGCCGGAGGGCACCCACCCGGCGGTGGCCATGCTAACGGTGAGCACGCTGCCGATGCTGGCGGAGCTGCAGAAGATGGAGCAGGAGATCAGCTCGCCCACCCCGCGCAAGGGCTACATCAAGGCTTTCTGA